The Blastocatellia bacterium genome includes a region encoding these proteins:
- the cofC gene encoding 2-phospho-L-lactate guanylyltransferase → MIWAIVPVKDFHTAKQRLNNWLSPEERRELAAAMLSDVLRALGRATGLDRIVLVTREPQAIARARAVGALVIDEPFNQGESAAVDRALARAIGACVRAVVVIPGDVPLVSPDDVTAMVEAGRHHQVVLVPSRDQRGSNGVWLCPPDALPLCFGSDSFRLHRERAQARNLSTLVLHRPNLALDIDTADDLHELALRYDSHPQLAARSETAAFLRAIRWPQRFRSSGLKESRR, encoded by the coding sequence GTGATTTGGGCCATCGTTCCTGTCAAAGATTTCCACACGGCGAAGCAGCGGCTGAACAACTGGCTGTCGCCTGAGGAGCGGCGCGAACTGGCAGCGGCCATGCTCTCGGATGTGCTTCGGGCGCTTGGGAGAGCCACCGGACTGGATCGGATCGTCCTCGTCACACGGGAGCCGCAGGCCATCGCCAGAGCCCGTGCGGTGGGAGCCCTCGTCATTGACGAACCTTTCAACCAGGGAGAATCAGCCGCGGTAGACCGAGCCCTCGCCCGGGCCATTGGCGCTTGCGTGCGAGCGGTTGTCGTCATCCCCGGTGATGTTCCACTGGTCTCGCCGGACGATGTGACGGCTATGGTCGAAGCGGGCAGGCACCATCAGGTGGTCCTCGTCCCTTCACGAGATCAGCGGGGATCGAACGGAGTTTGGCTCTGCCCGCCGGATGCTCTGCCGCTCTGCTTCGGCAGCGATAGTTTTCGCCTTCACCGTGAGCGCGCGCAGGCGCGAAATCTCTCCACCCTCGTTCTCCACCGCCCGAACCTCGCGCTCGATATAGACACGGCCGACGATCTTCATGAGCTTGCCCTCCGCTACGACTCTCATCCACAATTGGCAGCTCGCTCGGAAACGGCGGCCTTTTTACGGGCCATCCGATGGCCACAGCGATTCAGATCATCGGGATTGAAGGAATCCCGGAGGTGA
- the cofD gene encoding 2-phospho-L-lactate transferase → MRVTILTGGTGGAKFIRGMMDVVSPTDLTIIGNTGDDCQVWGLHISPDLDTVMYQLAGLLDEERGWGVRNDTFTCLAMMGFYGEPMWFKLGDRDLATHLKRTRLLQSGWSLADVTAMLCQSLGISARLLPMSNDRVETRLHTPHGVLSFQEYFVRERWRPEVTGIEFVGSDRAQPAPGVVDALRHADGVIIAPSNPITSIGPMLSISGIRQALQETPAPVVAISPLIGGHAVSGPAARLLASQGYEPSPRGIARFYSGLIDWLLIDEKDAALADEIARQGIRVALAPLLMRDREASRALAQAALACCQQTV, encoded by the coding sequence ATGAGGGTGACGATTCTCACAGGAGGGACGGGAGGGGCGAAATTCATCCGGGGGATGATGGATGTTGTTTCCCCAACCGATCTCACGATCATCGGCAACACCGGCGATGACTGTCAGGTGTGGGGGCTCCACATCTCGCCCGATCTCGATACCGTCATGTACCAGTTGGCGGGCCTTCTGGATGAAGAGCGCGGCTGGGGCGTTCGGAACGACACCTTCACCTGCCTGGCCATGATGGGTTTTTATGGGGAACCGATGTGGTTCAAACTCGGCGATCGCGATCTGGCGACGCATCTGAAGCGAACGCGGCTTTTGCAAAGCGGGTGGTCGCTCGCCGACGTGACGGCGATGCTCTGTCAATCGTTAGGCATTTCGGCGCGATTGTTGCCCATGTCCAATGATCGTGTGGAGACGCGGCTTCACACGCCTCACGGAGTGCTCTCGTTTCAGGAGTATTTCGTTCGTGAGCGATGGCGACCGGAGGTCACGGGGATCGAATTCGTCGGCAGCGACCGGGCGCAACCTGCTCCCGGTGTGGTGGACGCCCTTCGACACGCCGACGGAGTGATCATTGCTCCCAGCAACCCGATCACCAGCATTGGGCCGATGCTTTCGATCTCCGGGATTCGTCAGGCGCTCCAGGAGACACCGGCGCCCGTGGTGGCCATCAGCCCTCTGATCGGAGGGCATGCCGTCAGCGGTCCAGCAGCTCGGTTGCTGGCCAGTCAGGGGTATGAGCCATCGCCCCGGGGCATCGCCCGGTTCTACTCCGGATTGATTGATTGGCTCCTCATTGACGAAAAAGATGCAGCCCTCGCCGATGAGATCGCTCGTCAGGGCATTCGTGTCGCTCTTGCCCCTTTGCTCATGAGAGATCGGGAGGCCAGCCGCGCCCTCGCGCAGGCCGCCCTCGCTTGCTGTCAGCAAACGGTGTAA
- the cofE gene encoding coenzyme F420-0:L-glutamate ligase, with the protein MATAIQIIGIEGIPEVKPGDDLAALLVEALARQQLSLRPTDVLVVTQKVVSKAEGRIVELKQVEPSPFARTVARRTGKDARLVELILRQTVRVVKMDRGLLLTETPQGLVCANAGVDQSNVGMGRATLLPEDPDASAERLREEIKRLTGVDVGVIVSDTFGRPWREGLVEVAIGVAGFCPVADYRGQQDKFGYTLRATIVAVADELAAAAGLVFGKTQQIPAALIRGWQRRIQPGSARQLLRPAEEDLFR; encoded by the coding sequence ATGGCCACAGCGATTCAGATCATCGGGATTGAAGGAATCCCGGAGGTGAAGCCGGGCGATGACCTGGCGGCACTTCTCGTGGAGGCTCTGGCGCGACAGCAGCTCTCTCTGCGTCCAACGGATGTGCTGGTCGTCACGCAAAAGGTTGTCTCCAAAGCCGAAGGACGAATCGTCGAACTGAAACAGGTGGAGCCATCGCCCTTCGCCCGGACTGTGGCCCGGCGCACCGGAAAAGATGCCCGCCTGGTTGAACTGATTCTCCGCCAGACGGTGCGCGTCGTGAAAATGGATCGGGGATTGCTCTTGACGGAGACCCCGCAGGGATTGGTGTGCGCCAACGCCGGCGTTGATCAATCCAATGTCGGGATGGGACGGGCGACGCTTTTGCCCGAAGACCCTGATGCGTCGGCTGAGCGCCTCCGTGAGGAGATCAAACGCCTCACCGGCGTGGATGTGGGCGTCATCGTTTCTGATACTTTTGGCCGACCCTGGCGCGAGGGATTGGTCGAGGTGGCCATCGGCGTGGCGGGGTTTTGCCCGGTGGCCGATTATCGCGGCCAGCAGGATAAATTTGGCTACACGCTGCGGGCGACAATTGTGGCCGTAGCCGATGAGCTGGCGGCCGCCGCCGGACTCGTCTTCGGAAAAACCCAGCAGATCCCGGCGGCGCTCATCCGCGGCTGGCAGCGGCGAATCCAACCGGGT